Proteins encoded in a region of the Massilia sp. UMI-21 genome:
- the rplK gene encoding 50S ribosomal protein L11, protein MAKKIIGFIKLQVAAGKANPSPPIGPALGQRGLNIMEFCKAFNAQTQGFEPGMPIPVVITAFADKSFTFVMKTPPATYLIKKAAGITKGSPKPHTDKVGSLTRAQAEEIAKTKQPDLTAADMDAAVRIIAGSARSMGITVEGL, encoded by the coding sequence ATGGCAAAGAAGATTATTGGCTTTATCAAGCTGCAAGTCGCAGCCGGTAAGGCAAACCCATCCCCACCGATCGGCCCAGCACTGGGTCAGCGCGGCCTGAACATCATGGAATTCTGCAAGGCGTTCAACGCCCAGACCCAGGGTTTCGAGCCGGGCATGCCGATTCCGGTCGTGATCACCGCGTTCGCCGACAAGTCCTTCACCTTCGTGATGAAGACCCCGCCGGCAACCTACCTGATCAAGAAAGCCGCTGGCATCACCAAGGGTTCGCCGAAGCCACATACCGACAAGGTTGGCTCGCTGACCCGTGCCCAGGCTGAAGAAATCGCAAAAACCAAGCAGCCGGACCTGACCGCAGCCGACATGGACGCCGCAGTGCGTATCATCGCCGGTTCGGCACGTTCGATGGGCATCACGGTGGAGGGTCTGTAA
- the nusG gene encoding transcription termination/antitermination protein NusG: MSVPVNNKRWYVVHVYSGMEKSVMRALTERIERAGMQEQFGQILVPTEEVVEMRNGTKAVSERRFFPGYVLVEMEMTDETWHLVKNTSKVTGFIGGKSNKPTPIPAREIDKIMQQVQEGVEKPRPKVLYEVGEQVRIKEGPFTDFNGNVEEVNYEKSKVRVSVTIFGRATPVELEFGQVEKV; encoded by the coding sequence GTGAGTGTCCCGGTTAACAACAAGCGCTGGTACGTCGTCCATGTGTACTCCGGCATGGAAAAGAGCGTCATGCGCGCTCTGACCGAGCGCATCGAGCGCGCCGGCATGCAGGAACAGTTCGGCCAGATCCTGGTGCCGACCGAGGAAGTCGTCGAAATGCGCAACGGCACCAAGGCCGTCTCCGAGCGCCGTTTCTTCCCGGGCTATGTCCTGGTCGAAATGGAAATGACCGACGAGACCTGGCACCTGGTCAAGAACACCAGCAAGGTCACCGGTTTCATCGGTGGCAAGTCGAACAAGCCGACGCCGATCCCGGCGCGCGAGATCGACAAGATCATGCAGCAGGTCCAGGAAGGCGTCGAGAAGCCGCGTCCCAAGGTCCTGTACGAAGTGGGCGAGCAGGTCCGCATCAAGGAAGGCCCGTTCACCGACTTCAACGGCAACGTCGAGGAAGTCAACTACGAAAAATCGAAGGTGCGTGTTTCTGTCACCATCTTCGGCCGCGCGACTCCGGTGGAGCTGGAGTTCGGGCAGGTAGAGAAAGTCTAA
- the secE gene encoding preprotein translocase subunit SecE — protein sequence MSNQSVQTVSTSNDKFKVALAVVATIAGVVGFFYLKGQNKPALVAAGALVAGLVFAVLLLWTSATGRDFLSFAKESVRETKKVVWPTRREATQITGIVFAFVVVTAIFLWGTDKVLEFLLYDLVLGWKN from the coding sequence ATGTCTAATCAATCCGTGCAAACTGTCAGCACCTCGAATGACAAGTTCAAGGTCGCACTGGCGGTAGTTGCCACGATTGCAGGCGTTGTCGGGTTCTTTTACCTGAAAGGCCAGAACAAACCAGCCTTGGTCGCCGCCGGCGCCCTCGTGGCTGGTTTAGTTTTTGCCGTCCTGCTTTTGTGGACTTCCGCAACCGGTCGCGATTTCCTGAGCTTTGCCAAGGAATCGGTGCGTGAAACCAAGAAGGTTGTTTGGCCGACCCGTCGGGAAGCCACCCAGATCACCGGCATCGTGTTTGCCTTCGTGGTCGTGACGGCAATCTTCCTGTGGGGCACGGATAAGGTTCTCGAATTCCTGTTGTACGACCTGGTCCTGGGATGGAAAAACTGA
- the rplJ gene encoding 50S ribosomal protein L10, with translation MGLNLNDKKAVVEEVSAKVASAQTIVVAEYRGIQVAHLTKLRATARAQGVYLRVLKNTLARRSVEGTQFAALADSMTGPLIYSISDDAVAAAKVINDFAKTNDKLVVKAGNYAGKALDVAGVTALASIPSREVLIAQLLGVMQAPVSGFARVLAAVAAQKGEGAAAPAAEAAEA, from the coding sequence GTGGGTCTTAATCTGAATGACAAAAAGGCCGTCGTCGAAGAGGTAAGCGCGAAAGTTGCAAGCGCGCAGACCATCGTCGTGGCTGAGTACCGTGGCATCCAGGTTGCTCACTTGACCAAACTCCGTGCAACCGCACGTGCCCAGGGCGTCTACCTGCGTGTTCTGAAGAACACGCTGGCTCGTCGCTCGGTTGAGGGTACGCAGTTTGCCGCGCTGGCTGATTCCATGACCGGTCCGCTGATCTACTCGATCTCGGACGACGCCGTTGCAGCAGCGAAAGTCATCAACGACTTCGCTAAAACCAACGACAAGCTGGTCGTGAAAGCTGGTAACTACGCTGGTAAGGCACTGGATGTCGCCGGCGTGACCGCGCTGGCAAGCATCCCGAGCCGTGAAGTCCTCATCGCCCAGCTGCTGGGCGTCATGCAGGCACCGGTGTCGGGCTTCGCACGAGTTCTGGCTGCAGTCGCAGCACAAAAAGGCGAAGGCGCCGCTGCTCCGGCAGCGGAAGCCGCCGAAGCGTAA
- the rpoB gene encoding DNA-directed RNA polymerase subunit beta: MHYSFTEKKRIRKSFAKRANVHNVPYLLATQLESYENFLQADAVSSVRKNEGLQSAFSSIFPIVSHNGFARLEFLSYVLGDPAFDVKECQQRGLTFASPLRAKVRLVILDKESPTKPVVKEMKEQEVYMGELPLMTTNGSFVINGTERVIVSQLHRSPGVFFEHDRGKTHSSGKLLFSARIIPYRGSWLDFEFDPKDILFFRVDRRRKMPVTILLKAIGMTPEQILANFFVFDNFTLRQEGGELEFVSERLRGEVARFDIVDPKSGKTIVTKDKRINAKHVRDIEAAGIKSISVPEDYLLGRVLAKNIVDQDTGEVIAVANDELTEELLGKLRDASVTDIQTLYTNDLDQGAYISQTLRTDDTADQTAARVAIYRMMRPGEPPTEESVEALFNGLFYMPERYDLSAVGRMKFNRRIGRDELVGDMTLSNEDILAVIKILVELRNGRGEVDDIDHLGNRRVRCVGELAENQFRAGLVRVERAVKERLGQAEADNLMPHDLINSKPISAAIREFFGSSQLSQFMDQTNPLSEVTHKRRVSALGPGGLTRERAGFEVRDVHPTHYGRVCPIETPEGPNIGLINSLALYARLNEYGFLETPYRKVDDSKVTDKIEYLSAIEEGRYIIAQANAAINEQGQLVDELVSAREAGETILVSPERIQYMDVAPGQIVSVAASLIPFLEHDDANRALMGANMQRQAVPCLRPEKAVVGTGIERTVAVDSGTTVQALRGGVVDYIDAGRVVIRVNDDEAQAGEVGVDIYNLIKYTRSNQNTNINQRPIVQVGDRVARGDVIADGASTDLGELALGQNMLVAFMPWNGLNFEDSILISENVVKDDRYTSIHIEELSVVARDTKLGAEEITRDISNLAENQLARLDESGIVYIGAEVQAGDVLVGKVTPKGETQLTPEEKLLRAIFGEKASDVKDTSLRVPSGMVGTVIDVQVFTREGIQRDKRAQQIIDDELKRYRLDLNDQMRIVEGDAFQRLERMLIGKIVNGGPKKLAKGAAITAEYLADLDKFHWFDIRPADDDTANALEAIKESINEKRHQFDLAFEEKRKKLTQGDELQPGVQKMVKVYLAVKRRLQSGDKMAGRHGNKGVVSRIVPVEDMPFMADGRPADVVLNPLGVPSRMNVGQILETHLGWAAKGLGWRIGEMLAAQAKAQDLRVFLGKIYNETGRKEDLDSFSDEEILSLAHNLKNGVPFATPVFDGAHEDDIRRMLDLAFPDDIAAHLGMTPSKNQVAMFDGRTGEAFERKVTVGFMHMLKLHHLVDDKMHARSTGPYSLVTQQPLGGKAQFGGQRFGEMEVWALEAYGASYVLQEMLTVKSDDVNGRTKVYENLVKGDHVIDAGMPESFNVLVKEIRSLGIDIDLERN; this comes from the coding sequence ATGCACTACTCATTTACTGAGAAGAAGCGCATTCGCAAGTCGTTCGCGAAGCGCGCCAACGTTCACAACGTTCCTTATCTTCTGGCTACCCAGCTCGAATCCTACGAGAATTTCCTGCAAGCGGACGCCGTTTCCTCCGTGCGCAAGAACGAAGGCCTGCAGTCCGCCTTCAGCTCCATCTTCCCCATCGTGTCGCACAACGGTTTTGCGCGCCTCGAGTTCCTCTCCTATGTGCTGGGCGACCCTGCGTTTGACGTGAAAGAGTGCCAGCAGCGCGGCCTGACCTTCGCGTCGCCGCTGCGCGCCAAGGTGCGTCTGGTGATCCTGGACAAGGAATCGCCGACCAAGCCGGTCGTGAAGGAAATGAAAGAGCAGGAAGTGTACATGGGCGAACTGCCGCTGATGACCACGAACGGTTCGTTCGTCATCAACGGTACCGAACGCGTCATCGTCTCCCAGCTGCACCGCTCGCCGGGCGTGTTCTTCGAACACGACCGCGGCAAGACGCACTCGTCGGGCAAGCTGCTGTTCTCGGCCCGTATCATTCCTTACCGCGGCTCGTGGCTGGACTTCGAATTCGATCCGAAGGACATCCTGTTCTTCCGCGTCGACCGCCGCCGCAAGATGCCGGTCACGATCCTGCTGAAGGCCATCGGCATGACGCCGGAGCAGATCCTGGCGAACTTCTTCGTGTTCGACAATTTCACCCTGCGCCAGGAAGGCGGCGAGCTGGAGTTCGTGTCCGAACGCCTGCGCGGCGAAGTCGCGCGCTTCGACATCGTCGATCCGAAGTCGGGCAAGACCATCGTCACCAAGGACAAGCGTATCAACGCCAAGCACGTCCGTGACATCGAAGCCGCCGGCATCAAGAGCATCTCGGTGCCGGAAGACTACCTGCTGGGCCGCGTGCTGGCCAAGAACATCGTCGACCAGGACACCGGCGAAGTCATCGCCGTCGCCAACGACGAGCTGACCGAAGAACTGCTGGGCAAGCTGCGCGACGCCAGCGTGACCGACATCCAGACGCTGTACACCAACGACCTGGACCAGGGCGCCTACATCTCGCAGACCCTGCGCACCGACGACACCGCCGACCAGACCGCCGCACGCGTGGCGATCTACCGCATGATGCGTCCTGGCGAACCGCCGACCGAAGAGTCGGTGGAAGCCCTGTTCAACGGCCTGTTCTACATGCCGGAACGCTACGACCTGTCGGCTGTCGGCCGCATGAAGTTCAACCGCCGCATCGGCCGTGACGAACTCGTGGGCGACATGACCCTGTCGAACGAAGACATCCTGGCCGTGATCAAGATCCTGGTCGAGCTGCGCAATGGCCGCGGCGAAGTCGACGACATCGATCACCTGGGTAACCGCCGTGTGCGTTGCGTCGGCGAACTGGCCGAAAACCAGTTCCGTGCCGGCCTGGTGCGCGTGGAACGCGCCGTCAAGGAACGCCTCGGCCAGGCCGAAGCGGACAACCTGATGCCGCACGACCTGATCAACAGCAAGCCGATCTCGGCCGCGATCCGCGAATTCTTCGGTTCGTCGCAGCTGTCGCAGTTCATGGACCAGACCAACCCGCTGTCGGAAGTCACCCACAAGCGCCGCGTCTCGGCACTGGGACCGGGCGGCCTGACCCGCGAACGCGCCGGCTTCGAGGTGCGCGACGTGCACCCGACCCACTACGGCCGCGTGTGCCCGATCGAAACGCCTGAAGGCCCGAACATCGGCCTGATCAACTCGCTGGCACTGTATGCCCGCCTGAACGAATACGGCTTCCTGGAAACCCCGTACCGCAAGGTCGACGACAGCAAGGTTACCGACAAGATCGAATACCTGTCGGCGATCGAAGAAGGCCGCTACATCATTGCGCAGGCGAACGCCGCGATCAATGAGCAGGGCCAGCTGGTCGACGAACTGGTGTCGGCGCGTGAAGCAGGCGAAACGATCCTGGTCTCGCCGGAACGCATCCAGTACATGGACGTGGCCCCGGGCCAGATCGTGTCGGTCGCAGCGTCGCTGATTCCGTTCCTCGAGCACGATGACGCGAACCGTGCACTGATGGGCGCCAACATGCAGCGCCAGGCCGTGCCTTGCCTGCGTCCGGAAAAAGCCGTCGTCGGCACCGGCATCGAGCGCACCGTCGCGGTCGACTCGGGCACCACCGTGCAGGCCCTGCGCGGCGGCGTGGTCGACTACATCGACGCCGGCCGTGTGGTGATTCGCGTGAACGACGACGAGGCGCAAGCCGGCGAAGTCGGCGTGGACATCTACAACCTGATCAAGTACACCCGTTCGAACCAGAACACCAACATCAACCAGCGTCCGATCGTGCAAGTGGGCGATCGCGTGGCACGCGGCGACGTCATCGCCGACGGCGCCTCGACCGACCTGGGCGAACTGGCTCTGGGCCAGAACATGCTGGTGGCCTTCATGCCGTGGAACGGCCTGAACTTCGAAGACTCGATCCTGATCTCGGAAAACGTGGTCAAGGACGACCGCTACACCTCGATCCACATCGAGGAACTGTCGGTGGTCGCCCGTGACACCAAGCTGGGCGCGGAAGAAATCACCCGCGACATCTCGAACCTGGCCGAAAACCAGCTGGCGCGCCTGGACGAATCGGGCATCGTGTACATCGGCGCCGAAGTGCAAGCCGGCGACGTGCTGGTCGGTAAGGTCACCCCGAAAGGCGAGACCCAGCTGACCCCGGAAGAAAAGCTGCTGCGCGCGATCTTCGGCGAAAAAGCGTCCGACGTGAAAGACACCTCGCTGCGCGTGCCTTCGGGCATGGTCGGCACCGTCATCGACGTGCAGGTGTTCACCCGCGAAGGCATCCAGCGCGACAAGCGCGCCCAGCAGATCATCGACGACGAGCTCAAGCGCTACCGCCTGGACCTGAACGACCAGATGCGTATCGTGGAAGGCGACGCCTTCCAGCGTCTGGAGCGCATGCTGATCGGTAAGATCGTCAACGGCGGTCCGAAGAAGCTGGCCAAGGGTGCCGCGATCACCGCCGAGTACCTGGCGGACCTGGACAAGTTCCACTGGTTCGACATCCGCCCGGCCGACGACGACACCGCCAACGCACTCGAAGCGATCAAGGAATCGATCAACGAGAAGCGCCACCAGTTCGACCTGGCCTTCGAAGAGAAGCGCAAGAAGCTGACGCAAGGCGACGAGCTGCAGCCTGGCGTGCAGAAGATGGTCAAGGTCTACCTGGCCGTCAAGCGCCGCCTGCAGTCGGGCGACAAGATGGCGGGCCGCCACGGTAACAAGGGTGTGGTCTCGCGTATCGTGCCGGTGGAAGACATGCCGTTCATGGCGGATGGCCGTCCGGCCGACGTCGTGCTGAACCCGCTGGGCGTTCCGTCGCGTATGAACGTCGGTCAGATCCTGGAAACCCACCTCGGTTGGGCGGCCAAGGGTCTGGGCTGGCGCATCGGCGAGATGCTGGCGGCGCAAGCGAAGGCACAAGACCTGCGCGTGTTCCTGGGCAAGATCTACAACGAAACCGGTCGCAAGGAAGACCTGGACAGCTTCAGCGATGAAGAAATCCTGAGCCTGGCGCACAACCTCAAGAACGGCGTTCCGTTCGCGACCCCGGTGTTCGACGGCGCCCACGAAGACGACATCCGCCGCATGCTGGACCTGGCGTTCCCGGACGACATCGCTGCCCACCTGGGCATGACGCCGTCGAAGAACCAGGTCGCCATGTTCGACGGCCGTACCGGCGAAGCGTTCGAGCGCAAGGTCACCGTCGGCTTCATGCACATGCTCAAGCTGCACCACCTGGTCGACGACAAGATGCACGCCCGTTCGACCGGCCCGTACTCGCTGGTGACGCAGCAGCCGCTGGGTGGTAAAGCCCAGTTCGGTGGCCAGCGCTTCGGTGAGATGGAGGTGTGGGCACTGGAAGCCTACGGTGCGTCCTACGTGCTGCAGGAAATGCTGACCGTGAAGTCGGACGACGTGAACGGCCGTACCAAGGTCTACGAGAACCTGGTCAAGGGCGACCACGTGATCGATGCCGGCATGCCGGAATCGTTCAACGTGCTGGTGAAGGAAATCCGTTCGCTGGGT
- the rplL gene encoding 50S ribosomal protein L7/L12 produces MAISKEEFLDAVGAMSVMELNDLVKAFEEKFGVSAAAMAAPAAGGAAGGAAAAEEQTEFNVVLTEVGANKVGVIKAVREITGLGLKEAKDVVDGAPKTVKEALPKADAEAAKKKLEEAGAKAELK; encoded by the coding sequence ATGGCAATTAGCAAAGAAGAGTTCCTGGACGCAGTTGGCGCAATGTCGGTCATGGAACTGAACGACCTGGTCAAGGCTTTCGAAGAGAAGTTCGGCGTGTCGGCAGCTGCAATGGCAGCACCGGCAGCTGGCGGCGCCGCTGGCGGCGCAGCTGCTGCTGAAGAGCAGACCGAGTTCAACGTGGTCCTGACCGAAGTCGGCGCCAACAAGGTCGGCGTCATCAAGGCAGTCCGCGAAATCACCGGCCTGGGCCTGAAGGAAGCCAAAGACGTCGTCGACGGCGCACCGAAGACCGTGAAAGAAGCCCTGCCGAAAGCTGACGCTGAAGCCGCCAAGAAGAAGCTGGAAGAAGCTGGCGCCAAGGCCGAGCTGAAGTAA
- the rplA gene encoding 50S ribosomal protein L1, protein MAKLSKRVKAMKEKVDRNKVYAFDNAVSIIKEFATAKFNESIDVAVQLGVDPKKSDQVVRGSVVLPAGTGKTVRVAVFASGDKAEAAKAAGADIVGMEDLAERVKAGDMPFDIVIASPDTMRIVGTLGQILGPRGLMPNPKVGTVTPDVATAVKNAKAGQVQYRTDKSGIVHATIGRKSFSDEQLKTNLVALIDALNKAKPATSKGVYLRKVALSSTMGAGVRVDHASIAAAQ, encoded by the coding sequence ATGGCTAAGCTGTCCAAGCGCGTTAAAGCAATGAAAGAAAAAGTGGACCGTAACAAGGTCTACGCGTTCGACAACGCTGTGTCGATCATCAAGGAATTCGCCACCGCCAAGTTCAACGAGTCGATCGACGTCGCCGTTCAACTGGGCGTGGACCCGAAGAAGTCGGACCAGGTCGTCCGCGGTTCGGTCGTGCTGCCAGCAGGCACCGGCAAGACCGTGCGCGTCGCCGTGTTCGCCTCGGGCGACAAGGCCGAAGCCGCTAAAGCAGCAGGCGCCGACATCGTCGGTATGGAAGACCTGGCCGAGCGCGTCAAGGCCGGCGACATGCCGTTCGACATCGTGATCGCTTCGCCGGACACCATGCGTATCGTCGGTACCCTGGGCCAGATCCTGGGCCCGCGCGGCCTGATGCCGAACCCGAAGGTCGGCACCGTGACCCCGGACGTCGCTACCGCCGTCAAGAACGCCAAGGCTGGTCAGGTCCAGTACCGTACCGACAAGTCGGGTATCGTCCACGCTACCATCGGCCGCAAGTCGTTCTCGGACGAACAGCTCAAGACCAACCTGGTCGCGCTGATCGACGCCCTGAACAAGGCCAAGCCGGCAACCTCGAAGGGCGTGTACCTGCGTAAGGTCGCCCTGTCGTCGACCATGGGCGCTGGCGTCCGTGTCGATCACGCTTCGATCGCCGCTGCTCAGTAA